The genomic DNA AGGTATCGGTGCTCCGTCTTGTCTCAGCTGACGTAATCCTTGATTGCTGGCCTTCGCTTTCCGAATCTCTGCAACTTTCAACGGCCAGAAGCAGTTCTTGCAACTCTGCGTTTCGTTTCTCGACATCTACAAAGAGTTCATTAAGTTCCTCCTCGGGTGGAATTTCGATAGGCTGCCGTTTTTTAGAGTTCTTGGTCGAAGGACTGTATTTATTGCGATTATCAATTTCTTCCAAGATTTTCTCCATTTCTTCATCCTTAGCGAGGCTCCTAACTCGCAAGAGTGTTTTTGTGCTGGAGTTCACAGATTTTTGCTGTTGAATCTTTGAATCACTGGCCATGAATCGCTGCAACTTTCGCAAAAGATTTTTTGTCTGATTTGAACAGAACTAAACGCAACTGCACTCATCATTTTTGTAAACAGCGATAAAGAGTTCCTGTACGTGAATAGTGAACAACCGCAAGTTGTATTTTACTGGCTCTTCACGAATATTATTAATTAGACAAGGCTTGTAGCACTTCCCAAAGACGTGACACTTTCGACACCTGCTAAACTTTAGCTAAAGACATTAATTCTATTCAACGACAATAGTTCCACAAATTCACTAAAAACCCTAACCAATGAAATGATTAATTTTCTGTTCCAtaaataatgaaagaaattgtgaCTAGGAGTTGTAGTATTTCATTTTCAGCTGTTTCTTATTTTGTCAGTTCTGTGAGAATTTTATTGTTATGGACGAATGATCGTGACCTGTTCTTGCTCCCTCAAGCAAGTTATACATGTTTTTATGTACTATAGAGGAAGCGTGTGGCTCGGTGGTGCATTTGCttcagaaataaatttacaGCCACTTGCTAAAACGCGCGGAAAATTTTTAAGAATAGGTTTA from Porites lutea chromosome 6, jaPorLute2.1, whole genome shotgun sequence includes the following:
- the LOC140941789 gene encoding uncharacterized protein, with protein sequence MASDSKIQQQKSVNSSTKTLLRVRSLAKDEEMEKILEEIDNRNKYSPSTKNSKKRQPIEIPPEEELNELFVDVEKRNAELQELLLAVESCRDSESEGQQSRITSAETRRSTDTLVEKLLDDVDDVAFEKCQFNYRPTETASGLTNTKPYSAKLKASASEEELDHMLAELLDL